A single window of Nicotiana tomentosiformis chromosome 1, ASM39032v3, whole genome shotgun sequence DNA harbors:
- the LOC138906223 gene encoding secreted RxLR effector protein 161-like: MCAHEGKDLEDATMYRQLIGSLIYLTLTRPDISYAVGVMSRYMQNPKKSHLEAVRRILRYVKNTLGYGILYKKGEDCNLVGYCDTDYTGDHDTRRSTTGYVFILASGAIS; encoded by the coding sequence ATGTGTGCGCATGAAGGCAAAGATTTGGAAGATGCAACAATGTATCGACAACTTATAGGTAGTCTAATCTATCTAACCTTGACTCGTCCTGACATCTCTTATGCAGTTGGTGTGATGAGTCGATACATGCAAAATCCAAAGAAGTCTCATCTTGAAGCAGTTCGTCGAATTTTGAGATATGTGAAGAATACACTTGGCTATGGTATTCTGTATAAGAAAGGTGAAGATTGCAATCTAGTTGGTTATTGCGACACTGACTATACAGGAGATCATGATACTCGACGCTCAACTACTGGATACGTGTTTATTCTTGCATCAGGAGCAATTTCTTGA